One Prosthecobacter sp. SYSU 5D2 genomic window, AATGGCAGGTTTCTGGGAAACCGGACGGTGAATGGAGGATGAAGATACCGCCCAGCCATGCCTTGAACGAAGCCCTGTGGCATTCCTTCCAGCCGGGCAGAAACAAAGAGGCCGGCAAGTGCGATGGGAATTACTGGATGGCTCTGGTCCAGGTCTTGGGCTTGCCGTTTTCCAAGGATTCCAGATCCAGGGGAGCAGCGGTTTTGACCTCGGCTTTCTCGCCCCGGATTTCGAGGGTGAGGGCCCCTTGCAGGTGGGATTTTTCCAGCCAGTAACGCAGGCGTACATCCTGGGCGGTTTGAGCGGGAATCTGGGGCGGCTTTTCCGTGGCGAGCATGAAGGGCGGCACTTCCTTCCCCTCAGCAGTCAGCAGGCGCACGTCCGGCGGCTGGAGGGAAAGGGGACGTGGGGAGGCATTTTGATAACGCAGTTCCAGGTCCAGCCGCGCATTGCCAAAATCCCGCTCCAGGGTGCTGCGGTGGATTTTCAAGACGGGGTCTGATGACGTGCTTGAGGAGATGGGCTGAGGGTCGCCATCGTCATTACCGGGACCTGAATCGGTGGTGAAGACCCAGATCGTGGCCCCCAGGCTGAGGAGGATGAGCAGCCAGACTTCGAAGCGTTTGAAAAAAGACATGGGGAGTGGGAGCGGCAGCGAATCATGGTTTCGAGGAATTGCACGGACAAAGGCGGATTTGCATGAGGGCGGGGGCGCGTTTAAAAGAAGGCATGTCACGCATCGTCCTCGGCATCACCGGCTCCATCGCCGCCTACAAGGCAGCGGATCTGGCCAGCCAGCTCACCAAGGCCGGGCATGAGGTGACCTGTGTGCTGACGAAGGGGGCCCTGGAATTTGTCACGCCGCTGACGCTGGCCACCCTGTCGCGCCGCCCGGTGGTGACGGATCTGTTTGCGGAAAAAGAAGGCTGGCAGCCGGGACACATCCAGCTCGCCGATGATGCGGACCTGCTCTTGATTGCCCCCGCGACGGCCAATGTCCTGGCGTCCCTGGCGCATGGATTTGCCAATGATGCGCTGACGGCCATCGCCCTGGCGACGCGGGCGCCCATTCTGATCGCCCCGGCGATGAACGGGAAGATGTGGCTGCACCCGGCCACGCAAAGGAATGTGGAAACCCTCAAGGGATGGGGCGTGCAGTGGGTGGAGCCGGCGGAGGGCCTGCTGGCCTGCGGCTATGAAGGCGTGGGCCGCCTGGCCCCGGTGGAGGAGATCCTGGCGGCAGTGCACACCCTTTTGGAAAAAGGCCTGGCATGAAAATCCTCATCACCGCCGGTCCCACGCGTGAGCCGCTCGACCCGGTGCGCTACCTGAGTAACCGCTCCTCCGGCAAAATGGGCTATGCCCTGGCCGAAGCGGCGCGCGAAGCCGGCCATGAGGTGATCTTGATCTCCGGCCCGGTAGTGATCTCCGCCCCCGCAGGAGTGACGCTGGTCCAGGTGGAGACAGCACGCCAGATGTATGAGGCTGTGCGTGACCGCCTGGAGGGACAAAACGCAGCCATTTTTTCCGCTGCGGTGGCGGACTACCGGCCCGCATCGCAGGCCGAGCAAAAGATCAAAAAGACGGGCGATACCCTGACGCTGACGCTGGAAAAAACGGAGGACATCCTGGGCTCCGCCCGCAGTGTCTTTGGCTTCACCGGATACCTGGCCGGGTTTGCGGCGGAGACGGAGCGGCTGCTGGAGCATGCGCAGGACAAGCTGGTGCGCAAAGGCTGCGACCTGGTCATCGCGAATGATGTGTCGCAGGCGGGCATCGGATTTGACAGCGAGGAGAACGAAGTCACTCTGTGTCTGCCTGACGCCTCGCCGTTCCCCCTGCCGCGTCAGTCCAAAGCCGTGCTGGCCCGCGAGCTCATCGCATTCATCACCCAGCAGGCGTCTTTGAAAAAGTTATTTTGAACCCCATTCCGACGAACCGGGAAATTTCGTCCCCCATACCTCCATGCCAGAGCTTATCACCATCGCCCTCGAAGCCGCCCACCAGGCCGGCAAGCTGATCAAAGACAACTTCGGTTCTGAAAAGACCGTCAACGAGATGCACCGGCGCGATGTGAAACTGGAGCTGGATGTGCGCACGCAGCAGCTCATTGCCGACATCATCCTGGGTTACCACGCGGACCACCGCATCCTGGGCGAGGAAGAAGGCGATGTCGGAGGCGATGGTAATGTGGAATGGATCGTGGACCCCATTGACGGCACGGTGAATTATTTCTACGGCATCCCGCATTTTTGCGTGTCCATCGGCGCGCGTGTGCGCTCCACCAAGGAGCCGCTCCTGGGCGTCATCCATGACCCGATGCAAAATGAAACCTGGTCCGTCGTCAAAGGCGGCGTGCCCACCCTGAACGGCAAGCCCATCTCCACCAGCAGCCGCAGCGAGATGAACCAGGCCGTGGTGACCGTCGGTTTTTCCAAGAGCAAATCCGCGCTGGATGCCGGCTTCGAGCGTTACCGCCGCATCAGCTACGAGGTTTTTAAGACCCGCATGCTCGGCAGCGCTGCGCTGGCCCTGGCCTACATCGCCTGCGGCCGCCTGGATGCTTATGTGGAAGAGCAAATCAGCCTTTGGGACATCGCCGCCGGCGTCATGCTGGTGGAAGCCGCCGGGGGCAAGATCGTCACCCGTGACAGCACCGTCCGTCCAGGCACCATGTTCATCTGCGCGACGAACGGGAAGCTGGATATTGAGCCTTATCTGTAATCCAAAATCAGGTCACGCCAGCCGCACGCTGCGCTTTTTATCCAGCTTCAGCACGGCACCGGTTTCCCAGGCGGGTTCGGCTTTGGGGTCGCTGAGTTTTTCGCCGTTGAGCTGGATGCTGCCACCCTGGATGAGGCGGCGGACTTCGCCGCCGGAGACGGGCTGGTTGAAGACGGACTGGTAGGCATGCTGGACCACGCCGAGCACGTCTTTGCGGTCGCTGAGGGTGAGGAGGGGCAGCTCCACGTTGGCGAGGTCCTTTTTGCTGAAACGGAGGTCCCAGTCAGCGCGGCATTCCTGGGCGGCGGTATCGTTGTGGTAAACAGCGACGCATTTGCCGGCGAGGGCTTTTTTGGCTTCCATGGGGTGCATGGTGGCATCCAGTTCTTCGCCAAGGACGAGCAGGTAGTACTTGGCCATGAGCTCATCGGGGATGCTCATGAGTTTGCCGAACATCTCCTTCGGCGCATCAGTCAGGCCGACATAGTTGCCGAGGGATTTGGACATTTTTTTGACGCCGTCCAGGCCTTCCAGCAGCGGCAGGGTCATGCAAATTTGAGGCTCCATGCCCTCTTCTTTTTGCAGGTCGCGGCCTACCAAAATGTTAAACAACTGGTCACTGCCGCCGATCTCGACATCGGACCGCACCACGACGCTGTCCCAGCCCTGCATGATGGGGTACTGGATCTCGTGCAGGCGCACCTCGGTGCCGTTGGCGACGCGGTTTTTGAAGTCTTCGCGCTGGAGCATCTGCTGGAGGGTGACGCGGGCATTGAGCTTGATGACCTCCATAAAGGGCATTTCCTTAAACCAGCTGCCGTTGAAAACGACCTCCGTTTTGTCTTTGTCGAGGACGAGGAAAGCCTGGTCAGTATAGGTCTTGGCATTGGCCAGGACCTCATCATAAGTCAGCGGCGGGCGCGTGGTGGAGCGGCCGCTCGGGTCGCCGATCATGGCGGTGAAGTCACCGATGATGAGGACGATCTGGTGGCCCAGGTCCTGAAACTGGCGCAGTTTTCTCAATGCGACCGCATGGCCCAGATGAATGTCCGGGGAGGTAGGGTCCACTCCGAGTTTGATACGCAGCGGCGTGCCCTTGGCCAGCTTGGCCGCGAGCTCT contains:
- a CDS encoding phosphopantothenoylcysteine decarboxylase — translated: MKILITAGPTREPLDPVRYLSNRSSGKMGYALAEAAREAGHEVILISGPVVISAPAGVTLVQVETARQMYEAVRDRLEGQNAAIFSAAVADYRPASQAEQKIKKTGDTLTLTLEKTEDILGSARSVFGFTGYLAGFAAETERLLEHAQDKLVRKGCDLVIANDVSQAGIGFDSEENEVTLCLPDASPFPLPRQSKAVLARELIAFITQQASLKKLF
- a CDS encoding inositol monophosphatase family protein encodes the protein MPELITIALEAAHQAGKLIKDNFGSEKTVNEMHRRDVKLELDVRTQQLIADIILGYHADHRILGEEEGDVGGDGNVEWIVDPIDGTVNYFYGIPHFCVSIGARVRSTKEPLLGVIHDPMQNETWSVVKGGVPTLNGKPISTSSRSEMNQAVVTVGFSKSKSALDAGFERYRRISYEVFKTRMLGSAALALAYIACGRLDAYVEEQISLWDIAAGVMLVEAAGGKIVTRDSTVRPGTMFICATNGKLDIEPYL
- the tyrS gene encoding tyrosine--tRNA ligase, which encodes MLPVSEQIDILKRGTVTIHSEKELAAKLAKGTPLRIKLGVDPTSPDIHLGHAVALRKLRQFQDLGHQIVLIIGDFTAMIGDPSGRSTTRPPLTYDEVLANAKTYTDQAFLVLDKDKTEVVFNGSWFKEMPFMEVIKLNARVTLQQMLQREDFKNRVANGTEVRLHEIQYPIMQGWDSVVVRSDVEIGGSDQLFNILVGRDLQKEEGMEPQICMTLPLLEGLDGVKKMSKSLGNYVGLTDAPKEMFGKLMSIPDELMAKYYLLVLGEELDATMHPMEAKKALAGKCVAVYHNDTAAQECRADWDLRFSKKDLANVELPLLTLSDRKDVLGVVQHAYQSVFNQPVSGGEVRRLIQGGSIQLNGEKLSDPKAEPAWETGAVLKLDKKRSVRLA
- a CDS encoding flavoprotein — protein: MSRIVLGITGSIAAYKAADLASQLTKAGHEVTCVLTKGALEFVTPLTLATLSRRPVVTDLFAEKEGWQPGHIQLADDADLLLIAPATANVLASLAHGFANDALTAIALATRAPILIAPAMNGKMWLHPATQRNVETLKGWGVQWVEPAEGLLACGYEGVGRLAPVEEILAAVHTLLEKGLA